From one Luteipulveratus mongoliensis genomic stretch:
- a CDS encoding GNAT family N-acetyltransferase, whose protein sequence is MLNRSRVREASALDDGVVLELMTEYMTWALATFERTYGFAMTGDAQHTAAALDAYRRPSGLIALAEVDGAPAGVAAMRVQNDGAVEIKRMFVRPEHRGAHVGSAMLDWMLALSRDELQAQTVRLDSNRFMDDAHRLYESRGFVERSAYDGSEIPADLQHLWRFFELRLG, encoded by the coding sequence GTGTTGAACCGGTCCCGAGTCCGAGAAGCATCCGCCCTTGACGACGGCGTCGTGCTCGAGCTGATGACCGAGTACATGACGTGGGCGCTCGCCACGTTCGAGCGCACCTACGGCTTCGCGATGACGGGAGATGCGCAGCACACGGCTGCTGCGCTCGACGCGTACCGCAGACCGTCCGGCCTCATCGCGCTCGCCGAGGTCGACGGCGCGCCCGCCGGCGTCGCCGCGATGCGCGTACAGAACGACGGTGCCGTCGAGATCAAGCGGATGTTCGTACGCCCCGAGCACCGTGGCGCGCATGTCGGTTCGGCGATGCTCGACTGGATGTTGGCGCTGTCACGCGACGAGCTGCAGGCGCAGACGGTCCGGCTGGACAGCAACCGCTTCATGGACGACGCCCACCGGCTCTACGAGTCGCGCGGTTTCGTGGAGCGGTCGGCGTACGACGGTTCGGAGATCCCTGCAGACCTGCAGCACCTCTGGCGGTTCTTCGAGCTTCGCTTGGGCTGA